The candidate division WOR-3 bacterium DNA segment ATGTAGAGCCATGCGGGCACTCGCAACCGAGGCGGGAACCATGCTCGCCGAGAATATCAGAGCCCTCGCCCGATGTTTGATATGGGTGATTACATCTTTGTCTGCGACTACAAACCCTCCCAGTGAAGCGAATGCTTTGCTGAAGGTGCCCATTATCAAATCGACATCATCGAGTACATCAAAATGTTCGCATGTTCCTCTTCCATTCCTGCCGTGGACCCCGACGCCGTGGGCGTCGTCGACCAGAAGACGACAATCATATTTCTTCTTGAGGCGTACGATCTCAGGTAGATTCGCAAGGTCGCCTTCCATACTGAATACACCGTCCACGATGATAAGTTTCCCTCTGTCCGACGGTAATGAACTTAAAATCCGCTCGAGGTCCTCCATATCATTATGACGGAACTTTTTAACGTCGGCGAATGAAAGACGGCAGCCGTCGATGATCGAGGCATGGTCCTGACGGTCGATTATCAGAATATCATCCTTACCTCCGAGGGCGGAGATGATTCCCAGGTTGGTTTGAAACCCGGTTGAGAAAACTATCGCGCCGTCCTTTTTGTAGAACTCCGCCAGATCGTTCTCTAATTTGACGTGAATATCAAGGGTTCCGTTCAGAAATCTCGAGCCCGAACATGTAGAACCGTATTTTTGGACCGCTTTGATCGCCGCCTCTTTCAATCGGGGATCTGCGGCAAGTCCCAGATATCCGTTGGAACCGATCATGATGAACTCCCTGCCGCCGAATTTCACTCGGTGATCCTGTGCCGATTCTATCGGAGTAAAATAGGGATAGATACCCAGTTCACAAGCGCGATCCACTTCTTTTACGGTCGTCTCACATTTTTTGAATATGTCCATGATTTTATTATATGTATATTTTTTTACAAGTCAACATAATAGGCCTGTAAGTCTCTCTATTTTCTTATGATATTTCTCAAAAACCACTTAAGGTCGAATATCTTTCGGATATCATCGTCATCAAGATATCTGCTGAGATCTTTGTTCTCCTGAACAAGTTCCCTGAGGTCCTGCTTCTCCGTCACTGCTTGAAAGCTCAATTTCTGAACCATTCTGTATGCTTCTGTTCTATTCATCCCTTTTTCGATGAGTATATTCATCAAACGCTGGGATGCGTAGACACCGTAACTGTTTTTGATGTTCTGAAGCATCCTTTCTTCATTGACATTCAGTTTTTCCAGAACCCACAGCATCTTTCGTGTCATATAATGTGTGAGATGAAATGCATCAGGTATGATGATTCTCTCCACGGATGAATTCGTAATATCCCTCTCATGCCACAGGCTGATATTCTCGTACGCCGGGATCAAATAACCACGTACAACCCTTGCAAGACCGCAGATCCGTTCACAGATGATAGGATTCTTTTTATGGGGCATCGCTGAAGATCCCTTTTGCCCTTTAGTAAAGGGTTCCATCACTTCACCGATTTCAGAACGGGACAGATTTCTGATCTCCGTGGCGATACGCTCCAGCGCGGATGTGTAAAGGGACAGTACCGCCAGTAGAAAAGCGAATCTGTCACGCGGCAGGACCTGGGTCGAGATCGGTTCC contains these protein-coding regions:
- a CDS encoding adenylosuccinate lyase; protein product: MIKRYQTKEIAAIFNDEAKIKKWLFVERIVASVEESAGIIPRGLSRNLLKVVVKPERVQAIEKVTNHDVIAFLQAVREKLGEKEGRWLHFGLTSYDLVDTAFVLSIIEALVVLMKDISRLKRILKKAALRYRRTPQMGRTHGVFAQPITFGYKVGSWLEEIKRAENRLKDAKKEISYGKLSGAVGTYTMLSPMIEKKVMKKLGLKPEPISTQVLPRDRFAFLLAVLSLYTSALERIATEIRNLSRSEIGEVMEPFTKGQKGSSAMPHKKNPIICERICGLARVVRGYLIPAYENISLWHERDITNSSVERIIIPDAFHLTHYMTRKMLWVLEKLNVNEERMLQNIKNSYGVYASQRLMNILIEKGMNRTEAYRMVQKLSFQAVTEKQDLRELVQENKDLSRYLDDDDIRKIFDLKWFLRNIIRK
- a CDS encoding pyridoxal phosphate-dependent aminotransferase family protein, encoding MDIFKKCETTVKEVDRACELGIYPYFTPIESAQDHRVKFGGREFIMIGSNGYLGLAADPRLKEAAIKAVQKYGSTCSGSRFLNGTLDIHVKLENDLAEFYKKDGAIVFSTGFQTNLGIISALGGKDDILIIDRQDHASIIDGCRLSFADVKKFRHNDMEDLERILSSLPSDRGKLIIVDGVFSMEGDLANLPEIVRLKKKYDCRLLVDDAHGVGVHGRNGRGTCEHFDVLDDVDLIMGTFSKAFASLGGFVVADKDVITHIKHRARALIFSASMVPASVASARMALH